One segment of Ziziphus jujuba cultivar Dongzao chromosome 12, ASM3175591v1 DNA contains the following:
- the LOC107428921 gene encoding pentatricopeptide repeat-containing protein At4g02750: MLFGLAGIGKIHEAWSLLNAMPEKNIISWNLMIVGLVRNGDLETTRLQEARKLFEKLSGKDGGVVHWTTLLMRYTKSRCVNDAQMLFEIMPERNIKVCLKLANSFEEMPERNAVSWSSMLFGLVGVKKIHEAWSLLNAMPEKNIISWNLMIAGLVRNEHICVVTTHYSKVTCDDLWLLPFLSQHRLQEAHKLLEKLSEKNGGVVHWTSLLMRYTKSGCVNEARMLFEIMPQRNIVTYNAMLSGVGKIHEAWSLLNVMPEKNIVSWNLMIAGLVKNERDGSIVHWTSLLMRYTKSGCLNEARMLFEIMLETNTVTYNAMLSGVCAIWEVFLKVANSFEEMPKRNAMSWSSMLFGLAGVGKIHEAWSLLNVMSKKNIVSWNLMIARLQEAHKLLEKLFERDGGVVRWTSLLTRYTKSGCVDEARILFDIMPERNIVTYSAMLSGVCAIWEVCMKLANSFEKMSERNAVSWNSMLFRLVGVGTIHATWSLLNAMLENNIVSWNLMIAGLVRNGDLETIRRVLVQ; this comes from the exons ATGCTCTTTGGATTGGCAGGGATTGGGAAGATTCATGAGGCTTGGAGTTTGTTGAATGCAATGCCAGAGAAGAATATTATTTCTTGGAATTTAATGATTGTTGGGTTGGTTAGGAATGGTGATTTGGAAACAACAAG ACTTCAGGAGGCACGTAAACTGTTTGAGAAATTGTCTGGGAAAGATGGTGGTGTTGTTCATTGGACTACATTGCTTATGAGATACACCAAAAGTAGATGTGTCAATGACGCTCAGATGCTCTTTGAGATCATGCCTGAGAGGAACATT AAGGTTTGCCTGAAGCTTGCCAATTCTTTTGAGGAGATGCCAGAGAGGAATGCTGTGTCGTGGAGTTCAATGCTCTTTGGATTAGTAGGGGTTAAGAAGATTCATGAGGCTTGGAGTTTGTTGAATGCAATGCCAGAGAAGAATATTATTTCTTGGAATTTAATGATTGCTGGGTTGGttaggaatg AACACATATGCGTTGTCACTACCCATTACTCTAAAGTCACTTGCGATGATTTATGGCTCCTTCCATTCCTTTCTCAACATAGACTTCAGGAGGCACATAAACTGCTTGAGAAATTGTCTGAGAAAAATGGTGGTGTTGTTCATTGGACTTCATTGCTCATGAGATACACCAAAAGTGGATGTGTCAATGAGGCTCGGATGCTCTTTGAGATCATGCCTCAAAGGAACATTGTTACTTACAATGCTATGTTGTCTG GGGTTGGGAAGATTCATGAGGCTTGGAGTTTGTTGAATGTAATGCCAGAGAAGAATATTGTTTCTTGGAATTTAATGATTGCTGGGTTGGTTAAGAATG AAAGAGATGGTAGTATTGTTCATTGGACTTCATTGCTTATGAGATACACCAAAAGTGGATGTCTCAATGAGGCTCGGATGCTCTTTGAGATCATGCTTGAGACGAATACTGTTACTTACAATGCTATGTTGTCTGGTGTATGTGCAATCTGGGAGGTTTTTCTGAAGGTTGCCAATTCTTTTGAGGAGATGCCAAAGAGGAATGCTATGTCATGGAGTTCAATGCTCTTTGGATTGGCAGGGGTTGGGAAGATTCATGAGGCTTGGAGTTTGTTGAATGTAATGTCAAAGAAGAATATTGTTTCTTGGAATTTAATGATTGCTAG ACTTCAGGAGGCACATAAACTACTTGAGAAATTGTTTGAGAGAGATGGTGGTGTTGTTCGTTGGACTTCATTGCTCACGAGATACACCAAAAGTGGATGTGTCGATGAGGCTCGGATACTCTTTGATATCATGCCTGAGAGGAATATTGTTACTTACAGTGCTATGTTATCTGGTGTATGTGCAATCTGGGAGGTTTGTATGAAGCTTGCCAATTCTTTTGAGAAGATGTCAGAGAGGAATGCTGTGTCGTGGAATTCAATGCTCTTTAGATTGGTAGGGGTTGGAACGATTCATGCGACTTGGAGTTTGTTGAATGCAATGCTAGAGAATAATATTGTTTCTTGGAATTTAATGATTGCTGGGTTGGTTAGAAATGGTGATTTAGAAACAATAAGGCGGGTTCTTGTCCAATGA
- the LOC107428932 gene encoding uncharacterized protein LOC107428932: MSFMKGDLLNRTRKLVKGLAMAEPRWLKAMEQAPPAVFPRSDGKVKKISLPEDIYIKKFFKKHPESKPEDAFKFLSFDPPPARVFGLRVLELKEQGVNEEEAMAVADFEYMGEKKAKKKAYARLKQIARAQGKKPPPSPYLNAIKEIHAEEKKFVRDRFFNPKMHEIIKKMKEHQAAEAQDRFRGGGW; the protein is encoded by the exons ATGTCTTTCATGAAGGGAGATTTGCTTAACCGAACCAGAAAGCTGGTGAAGGGCTTGGCCATGGCGGAGCCTCGTTGGCTCAAAGCCATGGAACA GGCACCACCCGCAGTATTTCCACGTAGCGATGGGAAAGTAAAGAAGATCAGTCTCCCTGAGGATATCTATATAAAGAAATTCTTCAAGAAGCATCCTGAATCCAAACCTGAAGATGCGTTCAA GTTTCTTTCATTTGATCCTCCTCCAGCCCGTGTATTTGGTTTGCGGGTGCTTGAGTTGAAGGAGCAAGGAGTTAATGAGGAGGAAGCAATGGCAGTTGCCGAC TTCGAGTATATGGGGGAGAAGAAAGCTAAGAAGAAGGCATATGCTCGGCTGAAGCAAATTGCTCGTGCTCAAGGGAAGAAGCCTCCTCCAAGCCCATATCTTAATGCCATCAAGGAGATTCATGCTGAGGAGAAGAAGTTTGTTCGTGACAGATTCTTCAATCCCAAGATGCATGAAATTatcaagaaaatgaaagagCACCAAGCAGCTGAAGCACAGGACAGATTCAGAGGTGGTGGCTGGTAG
- the LOC107428944 gene encoding transcription factor MYB16, producing MGRSPCCDKVGLKKGPWTPEEDQKLLAYIEEYGHGSWRALPAKAGLQRCGKSCRLRWTNYLRPDIKRGKFSLQEEQTIIQLHALLGNRWSAIATHLPKRTDNEIKNYWNTHLKKRLMKMGIDPVTHKPKTDALGSGSCNPKDAANLSHMAQWESARLEAEARLVRESNLVTNPLQHQLGSSSSSTTTQLINKPATGAPPRPLPLPCLDVLKAWQGAWTKRTRENCTASFPGMMDMDDLESPTSTLNFPDSSFPVQTVGFGENAVRALEFSKSTVLTCESSHGWKLNQQHQHQHVNMPELKERLDNNTAALHDMPLSYGCTDGNAWFIDSFRTGNDQNVSPLPPISNIMEGLADMFAYNSTAGEQNSSVVAAESSDNGTFEENKSYWNSILNNLVNTSSSGSPVF from the exons ATGGGCAGGTCTCCTTGCTGTGATAAAGTAGGCTTGAAAAAAGGACCATGGACTCCTGAAGAAGACCAGAAGCTTTTGGCTTACATTGAAGAATATGGCCATGGAAGCTGGCGTGCTCTGCCTGCAAAAGCTG GGCTTCAAAGATGTGGGAAGAGTTGTAGATTGCGATGGACAAACTACCTCAGACCCGATATCAAAAGAGGAAAGTTCAGTTTGCAAGAAGAACAAACCATCATTCAACTTCATGCTCTTCTTGGAAACAG GTGGTCGGCCATAGCAACTCACTTGCCAAAGAGGACGGACAACGAGATCAAGAACTACTGGAACACTCATCTGAAGAAAAGGTTAATGAAGATGGGTATCGACCCGGTGACCCACAAGCCCAAAACGGATGCTCTCGGCTCCGGTAGCTGTAACCCCAAGGACGCCGCCAACCTCAGTCATATGGCTCAGTGGGAGAGCGCTCGACTCGAAGCCGAAGCCAGACTTGTTAGGGAATCCAATCTGGTAACCAATCCTCTTCAGCACCAACTCGGCTCTTCCTCCTCTTCTACCACCACTCAGCTCATCAACAAGCCCGCCACCGGAGCTCCGCCGCGGCCACTGCCGTTGCCGTGCCTCGACGTGCTCAAAGCATGGCAAGGGGCATGGACAAAACGGACTAGAGAGAATTGTACTGCTTCATTTCCGGGCATGATGGACATGGATGACCTGGAATCTCCGACATCCACGTTGAATTTTCCGGATAGCTCGTTTCCGGTTCAGACAGTAGGGTTCGGAGAAAATGCCGTCCGAGCTCTCGAGTTCTCCAAAAGTACGGTACTCACGTGCGAATCCTCACATGGTTGGAAATTGAACCAGCAGCACCAGCACCAGCATGTCAATATGCCGGAGCTTAAAGAGAGGCTGGATAACAACACGGCTGCTTTGCACGACATGCCGTTGTCGTATGGGTGTACGGACGGCAATGCATGGTTTATAGACAGTTTTAGGACAGGGAACGACCAGAATGTGAGTCCTCTGCCTCCTATTTCGAACATTATGGAAGGTTTGGCGGATATGTTTGCTTATAACAGTACAGCCGGCGAGCAGAATAGTTCGGTGGTGGCCGCAGAGAGTTCCGACAATGGCACTTTTGAAGAGAATAAAAGCTATTGGAATAGCATACTGAATAATTTGGTGAACACTTCGTCATCTGGGTCCCCTGTGTTTTAA
- the LOC107428941 gene encoding uncharacterized protein LOC107428941 → MDATSVAASTMKALNFLATSTTRRVANPINFSAPRPSNTKPNLLTLYVPNSNPRNNDLSLTRCSSKPDTNTDNVKDQNPTIDMDLNSKDPEALKPDSNETPSSTLSSPSSSTSSSSGGLVFDLGVTSSWDSAEIGSPVVKRFLSDEEERWYMWYYGKSDSNSNPGLDSIGLAVSSNGIHWERGRGAIQSSSDVGSVMNCGKDWWAFDTLSIRPSEVVIMSSTKVRSSSAVYWLYYTGYTSEKAENFGNSLEISLENPERFHNDGGSGGKIFKSLPGLAISQDGRHWARIEGEHHSGALFDVGLEKEWDSLFIASPQVVFHTSGDLRMYYHSLDIENGQFGIGIARSRDGIRWVKLGKIIGGGKSGCFDEFGVLNPRVVRNRKDGKYLMAYEGVDAKGKRSIGLAVSPDGLKDWTRFQDEGVLKPSMGNGWDNKGVGSPCLVHMDGEEDEWRMYYRGVGNGGRTGIGMALSQGSDVGSFRKWTGFHL, encoded by the coding sequence ATGGATGCAACTTCAGTAGCAGCTTCAACAATGAAAGCCCTCAACTTCCTAGCAACTTCAACCACCCGCAGAGTCGCTAACCCTATTAACTTCTCTGCACCAAGGCCTTCCAATACCAAACCAAACCTCCTCACACTTTATGTCCCAAATTCTAACCCCAGAAACAATGACCTTTCTCTCACCCGCTGCTCCTCAAAACCAGACACCAATACTGACAATGTAAAGGACCAAAATCCCACCATTGATATGGATTTAAACTCCAAAGACCCAGAAGCATTAAAACCCGATTCGAATGAAACACCTTCTTCTACTTTATCATCACcatcttcttctacttcttcttcttcaggaGGGTTGGTTTTCGATTTGGGTGTGACAAGTTCATGGGACAGTGCAGAAATTGGGTCACCGGTTGTGAAGAGGTTCCTCAGCGATGAGGAAGAGAGGTGGTATATGTGGTACTATGGGAAATCCGATTCAAATTCAAACCCAGGTTTGGATTCAATCGGATTAGCAGTTTCAAGCAATGGAATTCACTGGGAGCGAGGTAGGGGAGCTATTCAATCGAGCAGCGATGTGGGTTCGGTGATGAACTGTGGGAAAGATTGGTGGGCATTTGATACTCTGAGCATTAGACCCTCTGAGGTTGTGATAATGTCCAGTACAAAAGTTAGATCGTCAAGTGCCGTTTATTGGCTCTACTACACTGGTTATACTTCAGAAAAAGCTGAGAATTTTGGTAATTCTTTGGAAATAAGTTTGGAAAACCCAGAAAGGTTTCACAATGATGGAGGTTCTGGTGGGAAGATTTTCAAGTCTCTGCCTGGTTTGGCAATAAGTCAAGATGGTAGACACTGGGCTAGAATTGAAGGTGAGCATCACAGTGGAGCTCTATTTGATGTAGGATTAGAAAAAGAATGGGATTCTTTGTTTATTGCATCCCCACAGGTTGTTTTCCATACCAGTGGTGACCTCAGAATGTATTACCATTCATTGGACATTGAAAATGGGCaatttggcattggaattgCAAGGTCAAGGGATGGAATTAGATGGGTGAAATTGGGGAAGATAATTGGGGGAGGAAAAAGTGGTTGCTTTGATGAATTTGGTGTGCTTAATCCAAGGGTGGTGAGGAATAGAAAAGATGGGAAATATTTGATGGCATACGAAGGTGTTGATGCAAAAGGAAAGAGGAGTATTGGTTTGGCAGTGTCTCCTGATGGATTGAAAGATTGGACCAGGTTTCAAGATGAGGGTGTTCTAAAGCCATCAATGGGAAATGGGTGGGACAACAAAGGGGTTGGATCTCCATGTTTGGTTCATATGGATGGAGAAGAAGATGAATGGAGGATGTATTATAGAGGTGTTGGGAATGGAGGAAGAACAGGGATTGGTATggctttgtctcaaggaagtgaTGTTGGAAGTTTTAGAAAATGGACAGGTTTCCACTTGTAa